CTGGGCGCGGGACCCGAAGTAGTCGGTCCCGGACTCGAACGTCGCGAATACCGTCGGCCCGGCTCCCTGACGCCACAGGCCGTTCTCATCGGCGTCCAGGCCCAGGCAATCGCGATACCACGCGCTCAGGGCCGCCGGGTCGGAGGCCCGCATGAAGTATCCACCGATTCCAAGCACACGTTCCATGCCGCCATCTTGCCAGGACGGCGATCGGGCGGGCCGGCACCACACCATCGCCCGCTTCACCCCCCGTCTCCATCGCGGGGGAACCTGTTACTGCGCAGGCGTGGCGGCCTCCTCGGCCCGGGGCCCTTCCCGACGCGGACAGCGCGGGCCGCCGGGCTGACGGTTTTCACCCGGGCGAGCCGGTGGCGGCATGGCGCCGACGGTGGGCTCGACGACCGTTCGACGGTGCAGGATGGATGCATGGATCTTCGAATCTTCACCGAGCCCCAGCAAGGGGCGAGCTACGACACCTTGCTGACCGTTGCCAAGGCCACCGAGGACCTCGGGTTTGATGCCTTCTTCCGCTCCGACCACTATCTGAGCATGGGCTCCGCCGACGGCCTGCCCGGGCCGACCGACGCCTGGATCACGCTGGCCGGGCTGGCGCGCGAGACCAAGCGGATCCGCCTCGGCACGCTGATGACCGCCGGGACGTTCCGGCTGCCGGGCGTGCTGGCCGTCCAGGTCGCGCAGGTGGACCAGATGTCGGGCGGCCGGGTGGAACTGGGCCTGGGCGCCGGCTGGTTCGAGGAGGAGCACAAGGCGTACGGCATCCCCTTCCCGAAGGAGAGGTTCGGGAGGCTGGAGGAGCAGCTGGCCATCGTCACGGGACTGTGGGCCACAGACGTCGGCAAGACGTTCTCGTACGAGGGCGCGCACTACCAGCTGGCCGACTCGCCCGCGCTGCCCAAGCCCGCCCAGGGGAAGGTACCGGTGCTGATCGGCGGGCACGGGGCGAGCCGGACCCCGCGGCTGGCCGCGCAGTACGCCGACGAGTTCAACATTCCGTTTGCCTCCGTCGCGGACAGCGAGCGGCAGTTCGGCCGGGTCCGCGCCGCAGCCGAGGCGGCGGGGCGCGGGGCGGACGAGCTGGTGTACTCCAACGCCCTGGTCGTCTGCGTGGGCAAGGATGACGCGGAGGTGGCACGCCGGGCGGCTGTCATCGGACGGGAGGTGGACGAGCTGAAGGCGAACGGGCTGGCCGGCTCACCCGCCGAAGTGGTCGACAAGCTCGGACGGTACGGCGCGATCGGCGCGTCCCGGATCTATCTCCAGGTGCTGGACCTCGATGACCTCGAGCATCTCGAGCTGATCTCCTCACAGGTCCAGCCCCAGCTGGGCTGAGGCCGAACCGGACACCTGGGAGTTCTCGTGAAACCCGTCCGTACACTCGCCGCCGCGCTCGCCGAAGGCGTCGTCGTCCTCGACGGGGGGCTGTCCAACCAACTGGAGGCACAGGGCTGCGATCTGTCCGACGGCCTCTGGTCGGCTCGGCTGCTGGCCGACGATCCACAGCAGATCGAAGCGGCCCACACGGCGTATGTACGGGCGGGCGCCCAGGTTCTCATCACCTCCAGCTACCAGGCCACCTTCGAGGGCTTCGCGCGCAGAGGCGTGGCACGGGAGGAGGCCGCGGGGCTGCTGGCCGGCAGTGTGGAACTGGCGCGGAGTGCGGGTGAGGCGGCTCGGCGCGAGGTGTGGGTCGCGGCCTCGGTGGGGCCGTACGGCGCGATGCTCGCGGACGGCAGCGAGTACCGGGGACGGTACGGGCTGTCCGTGCCGGAGCTGGAGCGCTTCCACCGGCCGAGGATCGAAGCGCTGGCCGCGGCGGGCCCCGATGTGCTCGCCCTGGAGACGGTGCCGGACACGGACGAGGCCGAGGCGCTGCTGCGGGCGGTCGAGGGGTGCGGGGTGCCGGTCTGGCTCTCGTACAGCATCGCCGGCGAGCGGACCCGGGCAGGCCAGGAGCTGGCGGCTGCCTTCGCCCTCGCCGTCGGCCGGGAGCAGGTGATCGCCGTCGGGGTGAACTGCTG
This portion of the Streptomyces sp. NBC_01750 genome encodes:
- a CDS encoding VOC family protein — translated: MERVLGIGGYFMRASDPAALSAWYRDCLGLDADENGLWRQGAGPTVFATFESGTDYFGSRAQQTMLNFRVRDLDAMLAQLRAKGADVAKETQDMEGVGRFGWVTDPEGNRVELWQPA
- a CDS encoding LLM class F420-dependent oxidoreductase, giving the protein MDLRIFTEPQQGASYDTLLTVAKATEDLGFDAFFRSDHYLSMGSADGLPGPTDAWITLAGLARETKRIRLGTLMTAGTFRLPGVLAVQVAQVDQMSGGRVELGLGAGWFEEEHKAYGIPFPKERFGRLEEQLAIVTGLWATDVGKTFSYEGAHYQLADSPALPKPAQGKVPVLIGGHGASRTPRLAAQYADEFNIPFASVADSERQFGRVRAAAEAAGRGADELVYSNALVVCVGKDDAEVARRAAVIGREVDELKANGLAGSPAEVVDKLGRYGAIGASRIYLQVLDLDDLEHLELISSQVQPQLG
- the mmuM gene encoding homocysteine S-methyltransferase, producing MKPVRTLAAALAEGVVVLDGGLSNQLEAQGCDLSDGLWSARLLADDPQQIEAAHTAYVRAGAQVLITSSYQATFEGFARRGVAREEAAGLLAGSVELARSAGEAARREVWVAASVGPYGAMLADGSEYRGRYGLSVPELERFHRPRIEALAAAGPDVLALETVPDTDEAEALLRAVEGCGVPVWLSYSIAGERTRAGQELAAAFALAVGREQVIAVGVNCCGPGDADRAVELAAAVTGKPVVVYPNSGERWDAAEGAWRGGVTYDPARVRDWLASGARLVGGCCRVGPGQIEELAALVPRAGGEQ